CTGTTTGACTCCATGTGCCCTCAATGGCTTCCAGTCAGTGGATGAGATGGGCCAGAAGGTCTGTCACTGACTGTGTTACTGACTGACTGTCTGACAGACAGTCAGACTCTGATTTCTTGACACATGCTGTCAGTCAGTCAGGCCTGACCTGACccggactgactgactggctgtgacagtgacagtgagagtcagtcagtcagtccaggTCAGGTCAGTTCATGTCAGGTCGGGTCAGATCAggtctgactgactgactgacatcATTCATGTTGATATCAGATGCATtttcaggggtttggatatcgcaCATAAAGAAGCTGcccagatcttccactttcatgctgtttattcgGGTGCTAAATATGTCTTCATATTTCTCTTTTAGGATTTACTAATTTGtttgtcatcctctgtgtatAACCCTTCACATGTAAGAATATTTCCAATACCGACATGGTTCTTAGATTTTAATTTCAcacatgtgaagaaatattttgaggttttcccTCTCTCTtgtattgctttctgttctaattgcatgtcttcaatctgatatgatttCTTCAGTCTCTACTCTATTTCTTCAATCTCTCTATTTAAATTCTTCTTTGTAGGTTTGTAGGGACAGTCATGCCTGCTTGAGCATTTCTGTTATATTTTCCTTCTTTTGTAGTGCCATCTGCATTCTCTTTCTACACTGGTCCTCTTTCTAGCTTTCCGCAAAGAAACACGTTTCAGACCTTATATGCTTCAGATGTCAGCTGTTCTATTTCTTGTGTGGCATTTTTACTACCAAGTTTATGACAGCAAGAGTATTCTAGCTAGACCAGGTCTGGGGTCAAGTTATCTTAAAATGAACAAAATAGTTAAACTGGGGTAGAAAAGTGATCAAGGTTGTATACATATTCATACCTTGCTATTTGTATTAGCCTTGATGCTAATGCCTTGCTCCTGGCGCTGGAGGATAAGAGTTGTGGCGTGCTCTAAATCCCCCCCACAGCTAGCGAGACAGTGCTGCACCTCCAGGTTGCAAGTTCCCGGGAACATCTCAAGTAAGGTTGCCAAGCCCTCTGTGTATTCATCCTGCTGAAAATTAAGTGCAAAATATATTTAGAATTAACTAGAAATTAAtggatttttttattttatttaaaaacgTAAAAGCTTGAAGCAAAAGCTTGAGTTCTTACAGTTTAAGCAAGACCCATTTTTTTATGCTAGGAGAGAAAATAGTCTTCCAAGTAACTAGATACAGTATATTGTACAGCAATTTGGCCATATGGGGGCAATTTTAGAGAAAAATATCCATATGGCAGTATATCTTAAGGGTACAAACAGCAGAATAATGAAGTgtgtacaggggggggggtgtacaatGACCACAGGCTGATATAATGAATGTAGGAAAGGAAATGATGACAAGGAGTAATGACTGGTGTAAGGCGTACTGGACGGGTGTGGTAGCTTACTGGTGTTTATCATTGTGAGAGACTTTTAAAGTAGTGTTGGTTGTAGTAATTGTAGTTGTGGCAGTAGATATAATGATGGTGATGGATGCAATGATGGTCATGAATAAGGTAGTGATGGTGGATGTAGTTATAATGATGGATGTAGTGCTTATCAAACAGTGACAACAAAAAAGTGTGTCTAGCTCTTTCTGTCCCACTTATTAGCCTTAATTTGAACTTTCTTGACAATCAAGGTCTTTGCTATATCTGGCCTTAAACCCTATAAGTGTGGCTATGATTAAAAGTACCTTTCTGGCCTTCCACGCACAAAAGAAAAACTGTTGTTATAACGTGATAAATTTGCATGCAAAATTTAAGGacaatgaacacacacacatactacatCTAAGTACTTTTGTACTACATCTAAGTACTTTAGTGCCTCATGCACACTGGGAGATTgccaggtgagggggagggggggtcattTCATCCACAGACTGACACACCGTGAATTTGCTGACAAGCCACATCAAGGTGTGAGCTGTGATGATTGTTTTAGAGGGTTTATATTTTTGCTGTTTCACTTTAGCTTATACAATGTGTGTGGAGAAACTCTATGCATAATTATCAAGAATCAATAAttgagtactgtatatatatacacctacaaTGCAATATGTACACTTATATTGCATGCAAATCTGTTCCTGGCACAGCTCATAAAAGGTGTCTTGCAACCAACTCCTATGTTTCTGGAAATGCTAAATTGTGATTTGACAATAATTGCCTTGCTGGTGGCACATATGATAACCTCATCTAATTTAAAAAAGCCTCACTTTTCGTTACTTTCAACGAAAACTCAATAACTTTTTCCCTCAATCGCGTTTTTTGCAATGCTTTCATCATAGATTGGCTCTGTTTTTGATCAGTATTCATCGGGAAGTCAATTTGCAGTGTTTATAAAGCCAGCAACAACAAATACCTAAGATAAAATAACCAGAAAGGGGAAACCTTTCGACTCGAAGAAAGGCCGCGGCTGTCATGAGTGAGGTCACGAAAACAGTGAGCCTCCAGTGTGGGCGAGCGCCCACACTCGTGTCAGATAATATCTTAATTtttttatatgacaaagagtgccggaaagacgggacaccacgagcgtagctctcatcctgttttGACAGAATTacctaattacacttaggtaattacacggtgGGGTATACAGAGAATGGGCAGAAGTTGGCAtgcattttaaaacaagtcccataTTATTTGGACAGTAAATGGAATTTCTACAAATTTTAAATTATTATTGATGTCATTTGTGTCATCGGGCATACTTCATATTTTGGTTTTATGCTGCATATTTTGGTATCAGGAAGCAAAGTGTTAACTTTAAATGAAGTAATTTAAAATTAATGGACATATTATAGTCAACATGTAGGCAGATACTTGCTGTCCAACTTAGGTAATGACTGTACAGTCATTTATTACAGACTGTACAGTTTGCAATATTCTTCAGTGTCTCCCTAGCATCAGTGTAACCAGTTTGGGACAGTTTGAAAAGAACCCTGCTGTGCTGATGTAGATTATTATCCTTTACTGCTTTAGCTTAAGATCTATACTAGGGGGCCAGAAGGTTCTGTGCCTTAAAGAGGGGCAGAGCTGAGAAAAATTACAATACTGCAACagtaaaatcttataaaaacttaaTTTATAACATTCTCTTCTATTCTACACATGTAAACTAAAAGATAAAAGCTAACCTCATCTCCATTGGTACTATTTTGTTCATCAGAACCAACTGATGTCTCTGACAGTTTCTGTGATCTTTCACTTGTTTCACTTATTGATTGAGAGTTGCGATGTTTTCGAGTCTCCACTGGGAATGATGATATCAGAGCATCCAAAGTCAAGTCCTTGCCTGCTTTCACTGAAAACAAATACATACTGTACATGTTTTCAAAAAGTTCCCTAAAAATTCAAATTATGAAGATATTATACTATAGTATGTAGTTATTAATTTAGTTGCTGTATAAATGTGATACAAAATATAGCTTTCAATAAGAACATACATGTTCATAAATTGATTATACTGCTTCAGGAGCACTTGTAGCTCTGCTGATCAAGCATGTTATCGGTACTTTCTATACATACCTATTACTGTCTATGGGTTAAGAGATCATGGGGTCAGGATTCACAGAGCACTTGGGTGTCCACCTACAAGACTTTGATGTCCACCACCTACCTATTATCTCAACCATAATGACTGCCTgcatttagtaaacagtttatgagTTCCTGGTCTTCCATAACAAGAATAACATAGGTGACAACAACCTCAAACTGTTTAGAAAAAGCTGGCTAAACTATCACAATCATGGAAAGAGGTACAGTTCATTTAGACATTTAGGTGCTTTGTGAATTATGGCATACATTACtactttcagtgcattccacttgatgACCATTTGCACTACACGAGCACAGTAATTTCAAATGTCTCTCAGACTCATTTGCATTTCTAACTTCCACTGATGTATATTCACTCTATTTGCCCTCATCTGAAAAAACAAAAAATGTCCTCAATGTTCACATTATCTATCAAAATCTCAATGTCCACATTATCTATCCCCCATCAGCATTTTGTACATCTTTGTTGATCATGTCTGCATtagtcttcctcctctctctAAAGCTGACATAGAGAGCTCCCCTAACCTGTCTTCATAGCTTAATTCTTTTATTTTAGATACCAGCATTATTGCAAACCTCTGGACTGTCAAAAGCTTCATTTGTGCTTCACAAGATGAGGATTCCATGTCAGGGTTGAATTTTCTAGAACTGGTGTAACATGTGCTGTGTATGCTACCTGTGAATATAGCTTTCACCTAAATTAGCCTTGAAAGAGATCCTATTTAAGTTACCAAGGGCCATTTGTCTAGTTGATAATTTTGTATATACTGTTGGTAGCAGTCAACCCACGGTTTGACCACCATGGGACTGAAAACTTCCAAACAGGGTACTGAATCTGGAATCGATGTTATACCCTACTGCCCTTGCAAAACATTCAtgtccaaaaaaccagcgttgaatgtaatgaaacgccattttctgggtgagcctcagagactccctggagctatcaggctaataTGTAATTCATTAGACCAGGGCATTAGTCATAGGAGTTCAACCTAgcagggaccactagccagaacctagcccccctcagagaggcacagggagcaatggcccctgGAAAAAAAACCTGTGGTTGGAGGTTTTTCCTTATCTACCATCAACCAGGGTTAGGCaatcagaaaggtaggcataacaaaacagaccctacatggtaagaaaattgcaaccaaaaactgAACTGAGtcagaactccctccaatcccaagaaaacaagcaaacaacacACTCCATCGCCACATCACTCATCTGTGCATACAGCTCCCTCCCACCCTCTTGGCTCCAGAGAGCCAAAGGGGTTTTCTGAAGCTACATAatcaaagataaggaaaagaggggCTTAACCGGAAGGCagccaccacacactcctcaactcgaagtcgagacaactggctgcaatctgcaacccaaagcaacacaagccaCATTAACTAAATATCAAGCAGCCAGGAccatgttcgacctccaaaatcccaACGCCCGAATATCAGCCCTATACATGTTGCCAAACATGGCAGCCAACACAGCAAACTTCCTACCGTCATGGGcaagaggatagaccgcaggctggctagacttaataatccTGCGAATGACCTGGGAGACTCGAGCTCTGGAACAGGGAATGAGTGAACGGTTGGCTCCCCCGACTCCTtcggtctggcagagccaaccgaAGGAGTCCGCGTCGACCGTtcattccatggacaggggaatgaacagtAACAGTCCATAtgccaggatgttggacactccccggatATGACAGGACaagttcagacaggacaagtccagaatgaaccgcagatcCACACAGTCCAGTTTcagcactggaaacaggcgggaaacccacctgaaggATGGGGTCGTTTCAACCACGCGCAGGCAcacccactccgagatgacctGAAGAAGCACAGGGAAAGAAGCCTGCCTCGTGCCCCCAGAAGGAGAAAGAACCATGCAATGCCACCAAAGCCCAGATGACACGACCCGAagcgcccacgaatcgtgggaccaagcataagcaaacagagcgagcctctCCCTTATCGTCCCGTCAACAGGGCGAACTGCGAAATGGCCGACACCCTTTACAAGAAGCCGGACAACAAACAAGAGTGATCACCATGCCAACCAGATGacgatgtcttttttttttttttttaatttgtaaaaaTTTTTAAAATAAGGTTGAACTTTAAAAAAGGCTCCACAGAGATTGCTGTTGCATCAGCTAAATTAGCCAACTTTCTCTTGCACATTGGGCTCGTGCATATTACATTTCTCGAGTGTGTTTGCTGGTTACAATGAGTGTCTTACTAACATATTTAACTTTGGCTCTCATTTCTGGGCTACCTTCTCTGGCACCATTAGCAATCTTCTCTAAGGTTTTTGGGTTTCTCTTTTGAAAAGAATCTTGCCAAGTTGACCCTGTCCTAAGTAGTgctgttggacttggttgtcgaaGCGAGGTATGTTGAGTGGGAGATGCAGAGGAAGTATGTgcaagagacatgatcaccacatacaaaataatgaAAAAGTTGGAGAAAGTTAATACTATTAATACACATTCTTCTAAAATATCATGACATAAAATTTCCCCTTGGGTTTGCTGCTAGTAGAAGCTTTAATCAACACAGGGATACAAGAAATATTAATACTGTACTTGTATTCAGtatctacacttacactacaccaaAAGAAAGACTTTCACAAATTTCACTCGTCATAACACAAGATTATGAAGAGAATGAGAGCTGCCTCTTGTAGGGAAACCCAAGGAAAAATCATGAACAAGAAagttaactaaaattaaatatgtTGTGTAATAAAGATTAAACAAAAATCTTGAAAATATTATGTAAGAATTAATTTTATGTATTATATCCCCCTAATTAAAGGATACAGCATAATTAGAATGATGACAAATCTCTACTAACCTTTATTTTTCTCTTGGTTGATAACATGTATCATGTTGACTACCCAAGAGGTGATGGCATCTTCTGGGATAGCATCAAACTCTGGCACATAAGCAGCCATAACATCCTTCATCCCTGCAGAGTCCACCTCCTCCTCATCTACAGCTACCTCTTCCAATACACCACTCACGTAGCTCACTACGATCTCATCAATTCCACTGCAAGTaatgaagttaaaaaaaaattcaaacaaATTTTCTTAGCTAATTTGGCAACCGAGATGAAGTCATTAACATTTTTGTTATATAGATGTTCTATATGataaaataaaaatagaaatgttaatcataatatttacctTGTATCAGCACTTGGAGAATGATCATGGAGTAATTTCTCAAGTGATGAACGAACGATATCAGCATCAGCACTCATGGTACAGGTTTACAATTACTCACCTATAAATGAAGAACAATTCAATACATTAAAAGAATAACAAATTTATAAATTTCAATTAAAGAGATGAAATAACACTAACAATTTTAAATTGAAGCACTGCTGCTGAAACAATGCTATTTAGCACTGCTAAATCTAGTCGCCGAGATGTAAGCCTTGCACTACTGTAACTACATACTGTACTCAGACTAACAAaaaactcaggagagtgcgaagacTTGGTTTAGTTTCTATAAATAAACTTCACAAATACATAAGTTTGGGTGTTTTAATCCTGTTATTATGTCTAtgggaagacattaccattacttaaaAGAATATTATTCAAAATAATGTATTTTTACTTCATAAATGTGCAAACTATAAATTACACAGAAGAATTTATGTAACTTTTTCAATAGCATATGAAAACCTGCTGTgcatgtacagtacatgtaccagccatgtgtttttcatgtgtgaaTGTGGTCTGACGACTCGTTACTCAAGCACTTCACTAACTTTTCTAtggaaatacagtactgtattattatttgCAAGTTGATGCCATGTCATCCAGCAAGAGCAAACTAGATGAGGGTAAGAAGAGTTCCAACTTACCCAGGATAAGAAGGccaagttttttattattttattttacataCAAGAGTTCTTTCATTCTCGTACAGTCACTATCTCACACAgcatttctggcaagtccttaatcctaattttccatggaatatgacccgccaaatcatttaacaaccaggaacACATTCACTACTGAGTGGACAAAGACTATTTAAGGATTGGCAACCAGtcgatcctccccggccaggatacaaacccaggtcaAAATGCTCGCGAAGCGTCagtcgagtgttttaccactgcaccatggggactgtgtgagtTATGTTAATGAAGGGTTATCTTAATAACCCTTCAACATAATAACAATGTTATTAAACTTAATACTGAAGTGGCTAAAGAGTGAAAGGTTTATTAAGAGTAACATGGCATGAATACTAGTACTATTTCCAGTATAAAAAAACAAAAGACAACAATTGTGCTGTTATTTTTAGCAACCTCTTTGAATCATTTTTAAATATTGTACTGAAATTTGAGTACAGTATAGTAATAATTCTTATTAAAACAATGTTCACCATCATAAATAGAAcccaaataatatataattataattacatatacgtactgtatataaatatatgacaGTCTGACcacgaggaaaatgaaacaggaaatttgttAAGTACTCTCATATTaatcaatacatcttcagaaggataaatattactgattgattgataaagattaaccaCCCAAGAATGGCTTGGGTGCTCATGCACAGGCATGAGTAGCTTGTAAGGATGAATATTACAATGTAGTGGTCGGTATATAGGCAGGAATgaggtgaggtgaacaaaacaaTGTCTTGGGTTCACAAAAATGAGGAACTGCAGAAAGCCCGTCAACCGATACTGTATAGGAGTTCCAGGAACCAACAATACTAATGAGATATTACTGAGGTAACTATGTATTAATGATCTTACTCCACTAATTTTTAATTGATCAATTAAAAATGGAAAGAAATTGAATAAATCATTGGATCCATTTTAACCGAGTTAAAAAAattagttaaaaacttaaaaatgAGTTGAGTAAAATCATTAATACACAGTTATTTCTATAATAtctcattaatatattattagtagTTTAGCTTCCTGGAACTCATATGTATCAGTCAATAGGCTTTTCCTCTTATGTTTGTGAACCAGACATTGTTTTATCATCTCATCTCattcctgcctatatatccaccacaaatttgtaaaaaaaaaactacagccctgctcctgtgccaggtaagttcactatgggctcaccatagcccgtgttacttggaactttttgttcccagtagctgaatctataacaacaagacAATGTCACATTATTCATCTAGTGTTAATttctttgtgatttacacacgcaAATATATAAACTGTACATTCCTTTATTATTGCCTTATAATTATAAAAATTCATATATTCTAGTAAGCTATTATGTCTCAGCCTGAAATGAAATATGTACAGCCACTATCAATGTACAACACAAGTGTTTAGTGTGAATACTGGttatgctgtgagtaatgcacgaCTCATGAACAACTATATCTGTATGATTTTCGGTATACCAGTACAGTACTTCAATTCCATACAATTCACTTATAGTATATTGTATACTCTTTTTATGAATAAATTGATATGATTAATGCATAAGAAAA
The sequence above is a segment of the Procambarus clarkii isolate CNS0578487 chromosome 44, FALCON_Pclarkii_2.0, whole genome shotgun sequence genome. Coding sequences within it:
- the LOC123745353 gene encoding CUE domain-containing protein 2 isoform X2, whose translation is MSADADIVRSSLEKLLHDHSPSADTSGIDEIVVSYVSGVLEEVAVDEEEVDSAGMKDVMAAYVPEFDAIPEDAITSWVVNMIHVINQEKNKVKAGKDLTLDALISSFPVETRKHRNSQSISETSERSQKLSETSVGSDEQNSTNGDEDEYTEGLATLLEMFPGTCNLEVQHCLASCGGDLEHATTLILQRQEQGISIKANTNSKLVPGAKGNKSQVDDKEVRTSILNRYGFVDHDDDAREHRPVAPKWEGKKMVRYRDNKVVSIKGERYTEIKKDESTDMKKTYVHLKPGKQYRFH
- the LOC123745353 gene encoding CUE domain-containing protein 2-A isoform X1, whose translation is MSADADIVRSSLEKLLHDHSPSADTSGIDEIVVSYVSGVLEEVAVDEEEVDSAGMKDVMAAYVPEFDAIPEDAITSWVVNMIHVINQEKNKVKAGKDLTLDALISSFPVETRKHRNSQSISETSERSQKLSETSVGSDEQNSTNGDEQDEYTEGLATLLEMFPGTCNLEVQHCLASCGGDLEHATTLILQRQEQGISIKANTNSKLVPGAKGNKSQVDDKEVRTSILNRYGFVDHDDDAREHRPVAPKWEGKKMVRYRDNKVVSIKGERYTEIKKDESTDMKKTYVHLKPGKQYRFH